The window GCAGCGCAAAGCGATACACGCCTTCTTTGCTGAATGCGGGTGTGGCGTGAACAATCTGACCATTCACTTCAATGCACAGCGCGGCGTCTGTCGTACGCACCGCACCGGTCATCGCTTCCGCACGCACCAGCAATTGTTTGCGAATGGCTTCGACAACAGGCCCTTGCTGCGCAACCGTAATACCTTCAACAACGGGGCGACCCTCTGCAGGGCCGAAATCCGGGTTCATGGCCACTTCAGCGGCGTTCTGGAACATATTGCGGTTACCGGTATCGACATAAGACTCGGCAGGAACACCTTCGGCAAGCATGATGTCAAACTGTTCAAGCTCAACGTGGAAGTATTCGAATTTCTGGGTGTCGAATTGCTGCACAATGGTCTGGCCGTTGACCAGCATCATGGCAGGGACCAAAGTGCCGTTGAACGACACATGGTGGCCTGGAGACAATGTCAGGTCGCGGTGTGGTACGTTGCTGGCGATGGCATCTTTCTTGAACAGAATAGGGAAGGCACGTACTGCATCCTTGGCAGGAATGCGGCTTTTGTGCAAGGTGCGATGACCCAGCCATTTGACTGTGGCAACGCCACCGGAAGCGGTCAGCACTTTGTCGCCGGCTTTCAGTGTTTCAACCTTCACTTCACCTTCTGGGGTGGCAATGTGCGTGCCTTTAAGGTAGCACGCATAGGTCATGGTGCCGCCTTCGAAAATCAGTTTTGTTGGATCCAGGCCCTCGGCGTTAAAACGGCCGACAGTAAAGCCAAGATTATTCTTGAAGACCAAATCGCCGTTAACATATTCGCCGCTGGTGGCACCCACTACCTGAATCTGGTCGCCGGCTGTGACGCCTGTGATCGTTGGATAATCGGACAACTGAAGATTGATTCCGGTAGGATCGTAGATCAGTGTCGATGTTGCATCTTCTCCGAGGTCGATATTGAATTTGTTACCAACGCCCAGCGAGAGAAAGCTGGAGGTCATTTCGAGCGTAGAACCCTCTGAAAGATTGTAGTTAAAGGTAGAACCAACATTAATTCCTGCGAGGCCGGTCAGTTTTACGTGGGCATCTTCACCCAGATTGATGGTACTGGTTGACAGCAAACCGACTGACACTGTTTGCTTTAACTCGAGAACGTTGTCACTACCCGTCGCATTATTGATATTTAACGTGGTATTAGGGCTTAATGCATTGACATTCAACAGTGTATTGCCGTCATATTGACTTTGATCGACTGTCTCTGTTGTTGGCTGAAAAAGTCCGCCAATATTTAAATTTACTGTAGCCATTTCACCTATCCATATAAAGTTGATTAATACCGCAGGAAATAGCGCTGACTGTTTTTTTTGAGTGTCAGTCTTGTGCTAATACAGGCAATATTTATTGTTTACAATATGACGCATTAAGTAACATGCAGGTGGGATGATATTGCAGAATCCCGCAGTGTAAATAAACTCAATGACGAGTTAACATGCCGGCGTGACCAATTGCATAATGCGTGCAGTCGGTGCATCAGGAGGGCTGGGTATTCAGATTCCCATGCGTTCGCGTAAGGGCTTGCGGTACGAGCGTGAAACCGGCCAGGCGCTGGCCACGGACCGCAACTGGATCTGCCATTTGTCGAGCTGTCGTCGATCAACTTCCATCACTTGCAGCGCATTTATGATGGCCGTCCGGTGTATCCGGAAGAATGTCCTGGGTGGCAACAGCGTCTCCCATACACCCAGCGCGCGCGAGTCTAGCACCATCGCCCCGTCCTCGAGCCAGACTTCACTGTAGTTGCCGGCAGAGCGCACGCCAACGATATTGTCCGGCGAGACGCCACGCACGATGCCTCGTGTACTCAGGTAAATGACCTGAGTGGCGCCTGGCAATTCGGCGCTTTCCCGCTGATGCTGTCTTTGTGAAAATCTGGCCTGTCCAATGAGATTCGCGCACTGATATAAGGCCTGGACTTCGGCTGTTGACCAGACCTTGTGACTGACCGTGGTGTCGAAGCCGATGATGCCAAACAGGTTGTTGTTATGACATACCGGCACATTCAGTACGCTCTTGTTGCCTTGACGACGAAATTCGATCTGAAGCGTCTTTGCTGTTCCGGGAAGGTGCTCTACATCATGCAGCATGACCGCCTGTCCTTTCTTCATGTATTGGTGCAGCCAGGCAATGAGCGTGGTTGGCGCTTCCTGAAGTTGCGCTACAAAGGGTTCTGTTTGTCCCCGGCACCATTCGTGCGTATTGCGAAAACGAAGCATGTCCGGGCGATATTCGAGCATCCAGGCCCGATCTGCACCGATAGCTTCGCCCATGAATGCCAATTGTTTGGAGATGGCGGTATCTATAGGATAGGTGAGCAAATGCCTTGCGCACTGATAAGGCCATTCAGCAAGAGAGTTGGTCTTGTCGGTGGGGGTGTGGATCTCGTAATTGCCTGCAGTCTTCACATACAACTCCCTTGTTCGCGGATATTTGTTGCATAGACCTGTCAGGTGAATGTTGAAAGGTCAAGCAATGTCGCTGGGGCTTTGGTTTTAAGGCCCACTTCGGACTCGTGCGTTTGCTGCGGTGTGCGTATCGCAAACGCAATATTTGCAAAGCGTGTCATATGCGGGGGCAGACATTAACAATCAGGGATTTGGGGGCCAGTGTTCCCGGAAAATCGCGTTAAATCCACAGTCAATGTTTCAATATTTCGGACCGATTCGCAAAAAAATGCAACAAAACTTTAATAAAAACAACAGGAATTAAAGCATTTTTGCATTTTTTAGAAAATCACTAGAAGTAGTGATTTTGCAAATCTGTTACATTTCGTACAATGAGTTCAGGCGCAATGCAGTTCAGCACTGAAGCCATCTAGAGAATTAAACCTTTCCCAATGAGGCTATGCATGGTGAACCTAATGGCTCCGGTACTGATTGTTGAGGACGACAGCGTGATGCAACAACGCCTGCGCTCGATTCTTTTAGAAATCGGCTATGCAGACGAAGCCTTGCAGTTTATGTGTTCGATCGCTGATGTCAAATGTCATACTGATTTTTCTCAGATCGCGCTGGCTTTGATCGACCTGGGCCTGCCAGATGGGAATGGCATTGATATTATTGAATCGCTCAGTGCTATTCGGGCTGAGATTCCCATTCTGGTGATATCCGCCTGGAGTTCCGAAGCGATGATCATTAATGCGCTGCAGGCAGGCGCAACCGGGTATATTCTCAAAGAACGTGACGACATTGAGCTCAAGGTGTCTATTCGCAGTATTCTTAAAGGCGGTGCTCCTATTGACCCATTTGTCGCGCGTCACATTCTGAGCAGGCTTCCCATG of the Advenella mimigardefordensis DPN7 genome contains:
- a CDS encoding Hint domain-containing protein, whose protein sequence is MATVNLNIGGLFQPTTETVDQSQYDGNTLLNVNALSPNTTLNINNATGSDNVLELKQTVSVGLLSTSTINLGEDAHVKLTGLAGINVGSTFNYNLSEGSTLEMTSSFLSLGVGNKFNIDLGEDATSTLIYDPTGINLQLSDYPTITGVTAGDQIQVVGATSGEYVNGDLVFKNNLGFTVGRFNAEGLDPTKLIFEGGTMTYACYLKGTHIATPEGEVKVETLKAGDKVLTASGGVATVKWLGHRTLHKSRIPAKDAVRAFPILFKKDAIASNVPHRDLTLSPGHHVSFNGTLVPAMMLVNGQTIVQQFDTQKFEYFHVELEQFDIMLAEGVPAESYVDTGNRNMFQNAAEVAMNPDFGPAEGRPVVEGITVAQQGPVVEAIRKQLLVRAEAMTGAVRTTDAALCIEVNGQIVHATPAFSKEGVYRFALPANAGDVRVLSRAAVVRDVTPLARRDLRKIGVGLSMIAITTATDRHEISLTDDALTGLNAVQDVKGTAMRWTNGAAVIPAALINSTDEATLELTVLRTYTYWVDADVQKAVRAA
- a CDS encoding LytTR family transcriptional regulator DNA-binding domain-containing protein, producing the protein MKTAGNYEIHTPTDKTNSLAEWPYQCARHLLTYPIDTAISKQLAFMGEAIGADRAWMLEYRPDMLRFRNTHEWCRGQTEPFVAQLQEAPTTLIAWLHQYMKKGQAVMLHDVEHLPGTAKTLQIEFRRQGNKSVLNVPVCHNNNLFGIIGFDTTVSHKVWSTAEVQALYQCANLIGQARFSQRQHQRESAELPGATQVIYLSTRGIVRGVSPDNIVGVRSAGNYSEVWLEDGAMVLDSRALGVWETLLPPRTFFRIHRTAIINALQVMEVDRRQLDKWQIQLRSVASAWPVSRSYRKPLRERMGI
- a CDS encoding LuxR C-terminal-related transcriptional regulator, whose amino-acid sequence is MVNLMAPVLIVEDDSVMQQRLRSILLEIGYADEALQFMCSIADVKCHTDFSQIALALIDLGLPDGNGIDIIESLSAIRAEIPILVISAWSSEAMIINALQAGATGYILKERDDIELKVSIRSILKGGAPIDPFVARHILSRLPMQKAAPIEAIPEASKDEADSVNLTAREHQILNLVALGLSNQEIANQLFLSRHTVETHIRRVYRKLAVTNRTKAVSRARTIGLL